A segment of the Candidatus Obscuribacterales bacterium genome:
CACAAAGGAACTGCCGCAACAGGTTACACTGCGGGTGCCGTCGCGCATGGGTTGAATTTGCCGGTAGAAGACCTCTTCTTCTGGGGTTAGCACCGATTCTAGGCGCAGATTACGAGCTAAGGGATCGGGGTTATAAAACGACTGGGGGGTTTGCACTAGGGCCACATTGGGTTTTTGGAAGAAGCCCAATGTGCGAGTCAGAAAGTTAGTGGTAGGCACGAAGTCCGCATCGAAGACCACGATCAGGTCTCCTGTAGTTTGGGCGATCGCATGGTTGAGGTTGCCAGCCTTGGCGTGACGATTGTCGGGGCGGGTGATGTACTCACAGCCGAGTTCTTGGGCCAAGCGCTGTACTCCGGGGCGGCAGGTATCGTCTAACAGATAGACCCGATGGTTGGCATAGTCCATGGCCTGGCAGCCAATGACGGTGCGCCGCAGGATGGCTTCGGGTTCATCGTAGGTGGGGATCAAGACGTCAACGGAGGGCTGGTAGTCACCCGACTGGACATCGACGGATAGGACATCGGCCTCTCGCCGGCGATCGCGCACTTTGAAGAGCAAAAACAGTTGGATCGTGCTAGCACTCAGGGTAAGTAACTCCAGGGCCAGCAGACCCACGCTCAGCAATCCGGATAGGGGAGTGCCGAAGTTCAGCGTGGAGAGCGATCGCCAGAGAAGGTAGCGCAGGGTCAGTATCGCCAAGGTACCGACAACAATGCCCCGTGACCATGTATTCGGCTGGGGCGACAGCTTCATGGTGATCAGCACTGTCCCCAAGAGAGCGATCGTGGGCATCAGGAGGTGCTCTAAGGATAGGGCAGGAGCCTGCACCCAAGTGGGCGGATGCTGTTGAAACCATTGAATTTGTTGAGCAATTTGCTGGGTCGGGCCATGCCCTCCTAGCCATGCCACCATCACGAATGCCACACTGACCATCAGTCCAAACCCTATGAGCGTGGCAGGGTAGACATGCCAGCGCGCCTGGACGCGTGCGGAGCGATGATTCTGCAGTGAAGGAGGGGTCATAAACAAGACTCAAATGATGGACAAAAGCTAGGGACTGAGAAGTAGATACCGCTTGCTTGAGGCTATACCGCAGATGTTGACTAATATTTAGTTTTGTAAACAGTCTAGTTGCTTTTTCGAAAAAACAGACTGCCTAGGGCAACCACCTCAAGGTGTGTAACCTCGCCAATGACGTTCGGCTTTATGTAAGCTACGGATTGTAGCCCTGCTTGGATTGATGCAAATCATAGATGGAGGATCAGGATGTCTAATCCCGACGGGATCCCTATGGGGGAACGCGGAGGCATGACTCGGTTAGGTCTGTTATGGGTTAGGCAATCCTGTTGTCTAGACTGAGACTGGATATCTCCGGCAAATGTAGGCTTGGCGCGCTACTCTTCTATTAGTAAGAGATGGGCCAGTCGCTGAGATGAGAGGGTTCTGAGAAGAGTCTGAGGGTATAGAGCGGCGCTGGTTCTCTGTTCAAGGTCTTTAGCCCAGTTCTGCTACATGTCAATGATTTCAGTCCACCATCTCAGCAAGACCTATCCGGTTGCCGTTAAGCAGCCGGGATTGCGGGGAACGCTACAGCATTTGTTCAAGCGCACCTACCACCAGGTCAATGCTGTACAAGATGTTTCTTTCACCATTGAGCCGGGGGAAGTGGTGGGATTTCTAGGCCCCAATGGAGCTGGGAAAACGACGACCCTGAAGATGCTCACGGGCTTGATTCATCCATCGACCGGGGATATACGGGTGGCTGGCCATGTCCCTTATCAACGCGATCGCTCCTTTTTGCAAAGCATTACTCTGGTGATGGGGCAGAAGCAGCAGCTCATTTGGGATCTGCCTGCTATGGATTCTCTGCGGATTAATGCAGCGGTGTATGGCATTGAGGAAGGAGAGTTTCGCCATCGAGTCGGTGAGCTGGTGGAGATGCTGTCCCTGGAGGGCAAGCTGACTCAACCGGTGCGCAAGCTGTCTTTGGGGGAACGGATGAAGGCAGAAGTGCTGGCAGCTTTGGTGCATCGTCCTCAGGTGTTGTTTCTAGACGAACCGACGTTAGGGTTAGATGTGAATGCGCAGGTAAGCGTCCGTAACTTTTTGCGGGAGTATAATCAGCGCTATGGTGCCACGATTTTGCTGACCAGTCATTACATGGCTGACATTACGGCCCTCTGTCAGCGGGTGATGCTGATCTATGCCGGGCGCTTGATTTACGATGGCGGCTTAGAGAACCTATTGGAGAAGTTCGCACCTTATCGAGAGGTGACGGTGGAACTGGGTGAGCAGTCTGCCTCGCTTGCGCCGCAGTCCTTAAGCGATCGCCTCCAAGCCTACGGGGAGTTAGAATCGGTTGAAGGCTGTATTGCTAGGTTTATGGTGCATCGCGATCAGCTCCCTGCCGTTATTGCTCGTTTGCTGGCCGATCTGGATGTGATTGATCTAACCGTTACCGA
Coding sequences within it:
- a CDS encoding ATP-binding cassette domain-containing protein, which translates into the protein MISVHHLSKTYPVAVKQPGLRGTLQHLFKRTYHQVNAVQDVSFTIEPGEVVGFLGPNGAGKTTTLKMLTGLIHPSTGDIRVAGHVPYQRDRSFLQSITLVMGQKQQLIWDLPAMDSLRINAAVYGIEEGEFRHRVGELVEMLSLEGKLTQPVRKLSLGERMKAEVLAALVHRPQVLFLDEPTLGLDVNAQVSVRNFLREYNQRYGATILLTSHYMADITALCQRVMLIYAGRLIYDGGLENLLEKFAPYREVTVELGEQSASLAPQSLSDRLQAYGELESVEGCIARFMVHRDQLPAVIARLLADLDVIDLTVTDPPVEDVIGRVFQQGHVT
- a CDS encoding glycosyltransferase is translated as MTPPSLQNHRSARVQARWHVYPATLIGFGLMVSVAFVMVAWLGGHGPTQQIAQQIQWFQQHPPTWVQAPALSLEHLLMPTIALLGTVLITMKLSPQPNTWSRGIVVGTLAILTLRYLLWRSLSTLNFGTPLSGLLSVGLLALELLTLSASTIQLFLLFKVRDRRREADVLSVDVQSGDYQPSVDVLIPTYDEPEAILRRTVIGCQAMDYANHRVYLLDDTCRPGVQRLAQELGCEYITRPDNRHAKAGNLNHAIAQTTGDLIVVFDADFVPTTNFLTRTLGFFQKPNVALVQTPQSFYNPDPLARNLRLESVLTPEEEVFYRQIQPMRDGTRSVTCCGSSFV